The following are from one region of the Corylus avellana chromosome ca1, CavTom2PMs-1.0 genome:
- the LOC132182439 gene encoding putative disease resistance protein RGA3: MAEPLLSFVAERIIEALCSPAVKQIGLFWDVKDELQSLTDTVSTINDVLLDAEDKQTAGNRAVKRWLGRLEDAMYDADDLLDEISTEALRRDIMTRECDEKAKKNQLAYRFKMGHKIKAMRKRLDAINADRQNFHLEVRRVEPRVGNRERDNTHSLVRAETVIGREDDKKAVIDFLLDSNVEDNVSILPIVGIGGLGKTTLAQFVFNDDQIQKHFELKMWVCVYDFLDIKNIVAKALESAAKEKPADAEIDTLVGKLREKFQGKKYFLVLDDVWNGDHGKWCRLKQMLMGGARGSRIVVTTRNEIVAKTIGQESVAGIIGAVESYSLKGLDEEASWSLFKHKAFERGQEPENSSMVALGKEIVKKCSGVPLAITTIGSLLGSKNSEAEWVSFKKNELSKLSQNVSDLLPTLKLSFDHLPSHLKQCFAYCSLFPKDYVFCEKELVQLWIAQGFVKSCDDESRCLEEVGTEYFMDLQWRSFFQEALTTMSGLMNKCKMHDLMHDLAISVAGSGSLMATLGDKETNLDEKTRHLSLLIGYDKPISSLCEASRIRSFLFLKNYMYKIDCDAIFSSFKFLRMLDLWRRDLDYVPSSIGELKHLRCLNLSSNKNIKKLPDSITRLQNLQTLGLSCCRRLEELPRDLKKLVNLRHLKIDFCDALTYMPRGLGQLNNLETLSRFVVHSGSHFKNCGDLRELNGLNKLRGSLEIKNLGHGKDVALEFKALNLKEKQHLHDLSLEWRTTEGDVNDWGVVDDKMPSEGFQPPPNLKHLHLNYYRGSRLPNWVCSLTNLVRLWLRDCRTLKSVPLQHLTSVQELSIMGCVELELANDEDGMKWQGLTNLLALCFSGLPNLVSLPSGLQHATTLQNLRIRNCESLKAIPEWIHNFKSLQHFEIYRCSSLTSLPEGMGRLMSLKRLIIWDCPIFLQRCKKDTGEDWPKIAHIPSLTILQQEENSSTHASLTIQGSHE, translated from the exons ATGGCGGAACCACTTCTCTCCTTTGTTGCGGAGCGAATCATTGAGGCTTTGTGCTCACCGGCTGTCAAACAGATCGGACTGTTCTGGGATGTCAAAGATGAGCTTCAAAGCCTGACCGACACCGTTTCAACAATCAACGATGTGCTTCTGGATGCGGAGGACAAACAGACTGCAGGTAACCGTGCAGTTAAACGTTGGCTCGGAAGGCTAGAAGATGCCATGTATGATGCGGACGACTTGCTGGATGAAATTTCCACTGAAGCTCTACGAAGAGATATAATGACCCGTGAATGCGATGAGAAGGCCAAAAAGAACCAGCTTGCCTATCGTTTTAAAATGGGCCATAAGATTAAGGCTATGAGAAAGAGGTTAGATGCCATCAACGCAGATAGGCAGAATTTTCACTTGGAGGTACGCCGGGTTGAGCCACGAGTCGGGAACAGGGAGAGGGATAACACTCATTCTTTGGTACGTGCGGAAACAGTTATTGGTCGAGAAGATGATAAGAAGGCTGTTATAGACTTTCTGCTGGACTCCAACGTTGAAGACAATGTTTCAATCCTTCCAATTGTTGGCATCGGTGGATTGGGAAAGACTACACTCGCTCAATTCGTATTCAATGATGACCAAATCCAGAAAcattttgagctcaaaatgTGGGTGTGTGTGTATGATTTCttagatattaaaaatattgttgCAAAAGCCTTAGAATCTGCAGCCAAGGAGAAACCTGCAGACGCCGAAATAGATACATTGGTGGGTAAACTTAGAGAAAAATTCCAAGGAAAGAAATACTTCCTAGTGTTGGATGATGTGTGGAATGGTGATCATGGAAAATGGTGTCGCTTGAAACAAATGCTGATGGGTGGTGCAAGAGGCAGTAGAATAGTAGTGACTACTCGCAATGAAATCGTTGCAAAGACCATCGGCCAGGAAAGTGTTGCAGGGATTATTGGGGCGGTTGAATCATATTCCTTAAAAGGTTTAGATGAAGAAGCATCATGGTCTTTATTTAAGCACAAGGCCTTTGAGAGAGGACAAGAGCCGGAGAATTCAAGCATGGTTGCACTTGGAAAGGAGATCGTAAAAAAGTGTTCAGGTGTCCCTTTGGCCATAACCACAATCGGAAGTTTACTGGGCTCCAAAAATTCAGAAGCAGAATGGGTGTCTTTTAAGAAGAATGAACTCTCAAAATTATCTCAGAATGTAAGTGACCTCTTACCTACTCTGAAGCTGAGTTTCGATCATCTTCCTTCACATTTGAAGCAATGCTTCGCATATTGTAGTTTGTTTCCAAAGGATTACGTGTTTTGTGAAAAAGAACTTGTTCAGCTTTGGATAGCACAAGGGTTTGTAAAGTCTTGTGATGATGAAAGCCGATGCTTAGAAGAGGTTGGTACagagtattttatggatttacAATGGAGATCGTTCTTTCAAGAAGCTCTAACGACTATGTCTGGTCTCATgaataaatgcaaaatgcatgacctCATGCATGATCTTGCCATATCAGTGGCAGGATCAGGATCGTTGATGGCCACATTAGGTGATAAGGAGACAAACCTTGATGAGAAAACGCGTCATCTATCATTACTTATTGGTTACGATAAACCTATTTCTTCATTGTGTGAAGCAAGTAGAATACggtcatttctttttctcaaaaactaTATGTATAAGATTGATTGTGAtgcaattttttcaagtttcaagttcTTGCGCATGTTGGATCTGTGGAGGAGAGATCTTGATTATGTGCCAAGCTCTATCGGGGAGTTGAAGCATTTAAGGTGTCTTAATCTTTCTTCGAATAAGAATATTAAGAAGTTACCAGACTCTATAACTAGGttgcagaatttgcaaacactagGACTCTCTTGTTGTCGCAGACTAGAAGAATTGCCGAGAGACCTTAAAAAATTGGTCAATCTCAGGCATCTTAAGATagatttttgtgatgctttgaCATATATGCCACGTGGATTGGGGCAACTGAATAATCTTGAGACGTTATCAAGATTTGTGGTCCACTCGGGTTCTCACTTCAAGAATTGCGGTGATTTACGAGAACTGAACGGACTCAATAAGCTGAGAGGAAGTTTAGAGATTAAAAATCTTGGACATGGGAAAGATGTTGCATTAGAATTTAAGGCTCTAAATCTAAAGGAGAAACAACATCTTCATGACTTGAGTTTAGAGTGGAGAACTACTGAAGGAGATGTCAATGATTGGGGCGTTGTCGATGATAAAATGCCATCCGAAGGCTTCCAACCGCCCCCAAATCTGAAACATCTACACTTAAATTACTATCGGGGTTCAAGGCTTCCGAATTGGGTTTGTTCATTGACAAATCTTGTGAGGTTGTGGCTACGTGATTGTCGCACATTGAAGTCTGTCCCCCTTCAACATCTCACTTCCGTTCAAGAATTGTCTATTATGGGTTGTGTTGAGCTTGAGCTAGCCAATGATGAGGATGGGATGAAATGGCAAGGCCTTACGAACCTCCTCGCTCTTTGCTTCAGTGGACttccaaatttggtttctcTCCCCTCAGGACTTCAACATGCTACCACTCTACAAAATCTTAGGATTAGGAATTGTGAAAGCTTGAAGGCTATACCAGAGTGGATCCACAACTTCAAATCACTTCAACACTTTGAAATTTATAGATGCTCCAGTTTGACATCACTGCCTGAAGGAATGGGTAGGCTAATGTCTTTGAAGCGCCTAATAATTTGGGATTGTCCCATCTTTTTGCAAAGATGCAAGAAAGACACTGGTGAGGATTGGCCAAAGATTGCTCACATACCATCGTTAACCATATTGCAGCAAGAAGAAAATTCAAGCACCCATGCATCTTTGACCATTCAG GGATCTCATGAATGA
- the LOC132171833 gene encoding probable phytol kinase 1, chloroplastic: MNPHSSNLSTNLTTLYLAQRRQRKKLSLANHEVLVLCPTPSPPQFLSRTPPRVHHDDDHRRSSSLFLRLAHSEVGSFCPYPPSPWCAVRSSPTPSLLFSVHPTRRHRRYPSRRRSHGGSHSRRLRPRLHLRLPHKAKPHSTEFEPKAGAYIIWAAFHGFLANFQNSPSTEARYFASLVPFVNCSRLVIHGLSLASDEGLIKSVTREGKPEELLRGPLYYVLVLILCALVFWRESPVGVISLAMMCGGDGIADIIGRRFGSSKLPYNQQKSWAGSISMFVFGFLISIGMLYYYSALGYFQLDWIWTAQKVALISLVATVVESFSTTEVVDDNISVPLASMAAGFLSFGL; the protein is encoded by the exons ATgaa TCCACACTCGTCCAACTTGTCCACGAACTTAACTACTCTATATCTCGCACAGCGCCGACAGCGGAAAAAGCTCTCGCTTGCTAATCATGAGGTTCTTGTGTTGTGCCCCACCCCCTCTCCGCCCCAATTCCTATCTCGTACGCCGCCACGTGTACACCACGACGACGACCACCGCCGATCTTCCTCTCTTTTCCTCCGCTTGGCTCACTCCGAAGTCGGCTCCTTCTGTCCGTATCCACCTTCTCCATGGTGCGCCGTTCGCTCCTCCCCTACGCCATCCCTCCTCTTCTCCGTGCATCCCACGCGCCGCCACCGGAGATATCCTTCAAGACGCCGGAGCCACGGCGGCTCTCATAGCCGGCGCCTACGGCCTCGTCTTCATCTTCGACTTCCTCACAAAGCGAAACCTCATTCCACAg AGTTTGAGCCGAAAGCTGGTGCATATATTATCTGGGCTGCTTTTCATGGTTTCTTGGCCAATTTTCAG AATAGCCCCTCAACAGAGGCTCGCTACTTTGCTTCTCTGGTTCCTTTTGTGAATTGCTCGAGGCTTGTCATCCATGGTCTCTCATTGGCTTCTGATGAAGGGCTCATAAAATCTGTTACTCGAGAAGGCAAACCAGa GGAGTTACTTAGAGGTCCTCTGTATTATGTTCTAGTGTTGATTTTATGTGCTCTTGTCTTTTGGCGTGAATCTCCTGTTGGAGTGATCTCACTGGCAATGATGTGTGGTGGTGATG GTATTGCTGATATCATAGGTAGAAGATTTGGATCCTCGAAGCTTCCTTATAATCAACAGAAGAGTTGGGCGGGTAGCATATccatgtttgtttttggattcctGATTTCCATTGG GATGCTGTATTACTATTCAGCTCTTGGATATTTCCAATTGGATTGGATCTGGACGGCACAAAAGGTTGCTCTAATATCTCTGGTTGCAACAGTGGTGGAATCCTTTTCAACCACAGAGGTGGTAGATGACAACATATCTGTTCCTTTGGCAAGCATGGCAGCGGGGTTTTTGAGTTTTGGTCTCTAG
- the LOC132168239 gene encoding SEC12-like protein 1 encodes MEGGGSKQGPVTCGSWIRRPEKVNLVVMGRASGGESSPSVLEIFSFDPKTASLSSSPLTTYVIEQVDGDPVSIAVHPSGDDIVCSTTNGGCKLFELYGRESGTRLLAKELPRLQGVGPQKCISFSVDGSKFATGGVDGHLRILEWPSLRVILDEPKAHKSVRDMDFSLDSEFLASTSTDGSARIWKTEDGLPLTTLTRNSDEKIELCRFSKDGTKPFLFCTVQKGDKAITAVWDISTWKKIGHKRLLRKPASIMSTSLDGKYLALGSKDGDICVVEVKKMEVSHWSKRLHLGACIAVLEFCPTERVVLTTSSEWGAVVTKLNVPADWKEWQIYLLLLGMFLASAVAFYGVFQHSDSFWNFPIGRNQPARPIIADPQSADDQNVWSPYEPLDM; translated from the exons ATGGAGGGTGGTGGGTCGAAGCAGGGTCCGGTGACGTGCGGGTCGTGGATCCGGAGGCCCGAGAAGGTGAATCTGGTGGTGATGGGCAGGGCGAGTGGTGGGGAATCCTCTCCTTCTGTGCTTGAGATCTTCTCCTTCGATCCCAAGACcgcctctctctcttcctctcctcTG ACCACGTACGTTATTGAGCAAGTGGATGGCGATCCTGTTTCAATTGCGGTGCACCCCAGCGGGGACGATATCGTGTGCTCTACGACTAATGGAGGCTGCAA ATTGTTTGAGTTGTATGGTCGAGAATCAGGCACAAGGCTGTTGGCCAAGGAACTACCTCGTCTTCAAGGTGTTGGTCCGCAGAAATGCATATCTTTTAGTGTTGATGGATCTAAATTTGCTACTGGTGGGGTG GATGGGCATCTCAGAATCTTGGAGTGGCCAAGCCTGCGTGTTATTTTAGATGAACCAAAAGCGCATAAATCTGTACGCGATATGGATTTTAG CCTAGACTCCGAGTTTTTAGCTTCAACATCTACTGATGGTTCAGCAAGAATATGGAAGACGGAAGATGGTCTTCCATTGACTACTTTGACTCGCAACTCG GATGAAAAGATTGAATTATGTCGGTTTTCTAAGGATGGGACAAAGCCATTTCTATTTTGCACTGTTCAGAAAG GTGATAAGGCCATCACTGCAGTCTGGGACATAAGTACATGGAAGAAAATTGGGCATAAGAGGTTGCTTAGAAAACCTGCTTCTATAATGTCCACAAGCCTGGATGGGAAATATCTTGCTCT GGGAAGCAAAGATGGAGATATATGTGTAGTTGAGGTAAAGAAAATGGAGGTCTCCCACTGGAGTAAGAGGCTACACCTGGGTGCGTGTATTGCAGTGCTAGAGTTTTGTCCCACCGAAAG GGTTGTGCTTACTACTTCTTCTGAATGGGGAGCTGTGGTGACTAAGCTGAATGTTCCTGCAGATTGGAAag AGTGGCAGATCTATTTACTGCTTTTAGGAATGTTTTTGGCATCGGCTGTTGCATTTTACGGAGTCTTTCAGCACTCTGATTCATTTTGGAACTTCCCAATTGGGAGAAATCAACCAGCAAGACCTATCATAGCAGATCCACAATCCGCTGATGACCAAAATGTTTGGAGTCCTTATGAACCATTGGATATGTGA